The window TCATTGACAAGTTTGTTGAAAAGTAGAGACACCTGCTCATGATCTCCTAACAAGCTTTTGATAATACCGCGCTCATGTAGCAATATAACATCCTTGGATGAGTCAATGAAGCTATCCAAGAGGGTCGCATAATCCGTGATGTATTTAGTGCCAACACAATGTAATTGTTCAAACGCAATCATATTTCGGAGGAGAGAGTCTGTCCAATCTTGGATATTTATACATGGGATTGCCAAAACTCCTTTCTTAAAACTTAGGTCCAATAAGCATTTGCCTTTGCCCACCTCAAATTTGACTCCTGCTTCGCGAAGCTGTGTCACATTGTGGGGAAGTTCAAGCTCCTCATTTCCCAATGATGTATTAGCTGATGAAGGGATATAGCAGTCCCGTACATAGTCAAGCAAATGCTTTACTTGGGAGGGTCTGAAGAGTTGTTCGCGCATTTCTTCAGTTGATTCTGAATCTGTTTCTCCATTCTCTCTCAGCAATGCACATGAGGATGAAGAGGAGCAACAATCACAAACAAAAGCAAGCAGCTGCTTTACTTGGGAGCATTTAGAATTCTCCCTCAACTCTTGTTCCTCCTTTGGCACCATACGTGAAAAGGAAAAGCGAATAATTTCAATGAGGGAATTGTGTCCGTATCCTTTGTTTAATTTGTATAAACACTCAAGAACAAAGAAGGGCAACTGATTTTCGAGCAGTATAAGGTCACATTTTATGGCATTAGACAACCAAAGGTTACTAGACACAGGATCTTCTCTATTATTCACTTCAAGTGGCAAATTTCTGAGGAGAAATTCGAGGATGAAACATCCATCAACTAGCATCATTGTTACAAATTCATCACTGTTGAAGCTGATGATTTCGGCATAACATTGGCGTGTTCTTTCTTCTATCTGTTTCATATTTTTGACATATTCTGACAAGTCTATGTCAGGTCTTCGATCTACAAATGAACGTAGATACTGCCATTTATGTCTTTCCATCACTCTTAGGTTTTCCTTTCCATGGTGAAAAGGGCCAATGGAGACCAACTGAGGTGTGTATGCCTCTTCATTTATTTTGCGGAGTTTCTCAGGAACACGATAAATACAGAACTTTGAGGACAAGGGAGGGACAACATTTAATCTTTCTTGGATAGATGCCACCAATATACTTTCTGGATCTCCAATTGGAAGGGAAATGCACTGACCACCTTCATTTTGTTGTTCCAAAGTATCTATAGGACTGGGCATTGTATTAATCTTTCACTCTTCTACTGAATAAAGTGGGTAAGATAACTGGCAGAAATATAATCTTGATCAATACCAACAAAAACCAACCAcataacagagagagagagagagagcatacaAAGCCTTCCCTAGGAGATTTCAAGCATCCATCCAGTagtggagagaagaagaagaacaagaaagagagagaaagaaacataAGCTTACCTGATTTTTGTATAGGCCTGCAAACCTTGCTGGACATGAATTTGGGTGGAAAGAGAAGCCCTGAAAGAGGGATAACATAGCAATGAGTTTCTAGTGCTTCAGCTAAAACTTATAGGCAAAAACCTCATAACGACTCAATGCCTCTACtatgttcttttgttttctatacCATGAAttacagaaaagaaaatgaaagcaaGGAGTACCAGAAGGTCTGCTCCACCCTTTACAATTTGGTTATTAGGTAATCAAAACAAACAGAGAGGATTCCAAACCctactctcaaaccagagagagaaagaaagaatcaaATATCAGCAAGGGCTACAGAGAATATTATGGTTGCCGTAAACACAGAGTACCTACAGAGTACAGAttacagagagaaagagaagactacCAGCAAAAATCGCtggtgcaaaacccaaaagGTATTTGTCCCAGTATTCGGATTCTATGGTTTTCATTTATGCACACAAAAGCAAACAGCGCTCCCCTTGGCTTTTTACTGGTGGCAGCTCAAATCAATCACGTCGCACCGCGTGTGAGAAAAGCTAACCCGGCCCTTCACTCTTTCCAACCTCAGGCCTGGTTACTGGTAAGTGGTAACAGTATACGTATAGCCTTGAAACGAGCATTGGATTCTCATTATCAAACTCGAAGTTTCAGTGAAGCTTCTTAGAGCCTAGAGGTCCAAGACCCTCATGTCTGTTCCTTCGAAAACACTCCCACACACAAAACAGAGCGAGCGAGCGACCGAGCGAGAGGGATTAGTAACTTGATGTGAACTAAGAATGGCAGAAGCACACTTTCGCAAGAGGAATTCTGCGTTTTGGAGGAAGTAATTTCTTCCATTGTAAAACATGATGGAATATCTTTCTCATCTGAGGATTTAGGCATCATCAAGCGTATCATCTCCCCTGAGGATTTCCAAAACCTAAGACGAAAATTTTCTGTGTTGAGGAAAGTATCTAAAGACAACAACGAGTCTATGGGGACTTCTTCGGACATCATCAGCAAAATAGGTCGATTGTCTCTGGAGTTTAGGTATGAAGCCCTGACGGGAGTAATAGAGAATATCTTCCACAATGCCCTCTTCAGGGTCAAATCGGTGAGTTCTCCTCTTGTAAGAAAATCCTTATGCtaaggaaaaattaaaaaacaacaaaaaagaagagttcAGCTAATGCACAATTTGATTGAATTGTAGCTTTTCTTCTTGTTAATTATTTTGGTTAACAATAGTAATTGTGGTTTTCTAGGGTAATCAAACTATTCAATAATCAGATTTAGGACTTCTCTAGCCTAGGAAATTCAGGTAGATCAAATTACACCAATCCTAGAATGGCTAATAATACCAAACTGGTCTCAATACTTAATTAGATCCTTGTCTCTAGCCTTAGACTACCTCGATCCTCAATTTTATATGGGTTTGTTACTTGTCTCTCAACTTGGGCTGCTTGGTAAGCTAGATTTGGTCCTTTTGTTGTTAGTTTTAATTTGATAATTGATGAGCTAAGGCTGCTTGCTCAATTTCAATGGAGTTGGGGTTAAGTTCCCTTTGCACTGGCCAACCTGCTGAGTTGTGTCACCAAGATTATTGAATGTGAATTGGAGCTGcatttgtcttttttgttttaggcagcatagaaaaagaaatcactAGACAGAAAGGAAGAACAACATTTCACAAGTGCATATCGACCAGGCAACAAATGTCCCTTGTCAACAGTAACTACTGCTAGTTCTAATAGCATAAACAACAACTAAAATGAGCAGAAAAAGAGTGTATAGTTCAAAGCTTGTCATAAACCAGCTAGTGAAGACTTCAGTGTCTGTAGCATCTCTACTGCTTCTCTTTTGCATCCACCTAAGAGACCACAACTTAAAGAGAATTACACAAACGGAAAGAGCCACCTCTACCTCTAACAAACCCTATCATCACATAAGAAGATAGCACTTTTGGAGTTCCAATCAATAGAATCACATCTATTATGTTTCCGATGAAACATAAGGATTGACAAAGCTCATTGCTTCTCAAAGGAAGCATACAATGCATACTTGCGATAATAGCTTGAGGATTGGGAGATTATGCTCCAAAAGAGAAGCAGTCCTAGCTTTCCAAATTGTTGAACGTAGGGTACAAACGAAAGCTTGATTTTCTTTAGAAATACACTAATTATTTGGAAGATCAACTCATAATTTCCATCATTCAAGCCAAGGTAAATTATCCAAAACATCTGTCCATAACCCCAAGTGAGATAATGCTCTTGCGAATGGAATTCGTCCGTTCTCTAGATGCGAACATGAATTTttagggtggaccttggtgcaacggtaaagttgttccattgtgaccaggTAACGGGTTCAAGtctcaggaaacagcctctccgcgaagcgggggtaaggctgcatacattatgaccctccccagaccccgcaatggtgggagccttgtgcagtGGTTAtgccctttctttctttttttagaaggaaacaaagGGGGTTATAACCTTTGTTCGATATAGTTAGGAGTAAAAAAATCCCCACACAATCAGCTAACCTGACATGAACACTGTTGGAAAAATCTGGCCCAAAACAAATGTATTTTGTGTTATCTTGCACATCATTATTGgacatttctattttcttatgtGACATTTGGCATATTTTTGTGGCTATTAAATTGATTGATTGGTACCATTGTTTTTGGTCTACTAGATTAGTGGACCAGTTTTGTGGAACCAAAAGGCCACTGTGTAGTCCTTGGCTTGACCACACCTATCATGATGCACTACATGTTAACGTGTGCATTTGTTGAACTGTGACATGTTTGTGTTGGGGTGTGTCCTGTATTCTACGTGtccacataattattattgggtCTATATTTGTAATGGGATCAGGTTTTGGGTCCATTACAtgtataagggtaaaattataaCTATGtagggattagggtttaaggttTCCTATATATTGTCTTTGTGTAGAAACCCTAGATACAAGCAAAGGGGAGATCACATTGTGAGGTAGAGAGTTATCCTGGCATAGTGAAAAATTTTTGGCTCTCCTGGGTAGATGTAGGCATTCTTGCCAAACTACGTTAAATTCATCATGTTGTGTGTAATTGTTTACTTGGTTTCTTCATCGTGGTTGAGCATTAGTCTCCAAGTAGTATCAGAGCAAAGTTCGGCAGATCGTTGCTGGGTGTGCACGAAGATTTGGAAAATGGGCGATGCGCAAGGAGAGTggaagaaggttttttttttttttcaccgtAGAAACGTGGACTTGgctttctctctctatccatGGAGTTGTTGGAGTaaggagagggagaaaaagggaagaaaaaggggTGTGCATGTACGATTGCAATTCCAATAAGCacatgagaagagaagagaagaaaaaaaaggaataaaacaaTCACACAAAGTCGGTTTGTGTTGAGATGAGAAAGAATGGAAACCTATGAGAAGGATATACTTCAAAAGTGGGAGAAAGTGCACAAACTCCTAGGAGGTGTTGTGTTGTACCTATACCGTGAGTAGGTGTATACGCCTCATTTTTACACTCTAAAGGCCGCTTTGACAAATAATGAGTATCCCTTAAGGCGTGGAGATCTTGTATCTATGGATTGGGGAGATTTCCCATGTTCCTTAACATGTTAACAAATCGTCAATATTACTAACCAGAATACCcctagataaaaaaaatatgaacaaaTGGTTATTTGTCCCGAAATTTTGCTAGAATGTCTGAATGACTGACCATTTTGTCATACCCGAATTTGGTATGGAATGAGCTCATTTGCCCCTTTATTGGAAGAAAATACCATTTCTATTGAGTGTGATTCTCATTGAAGGCAATTCCTGCTGACCAGAACTGTCCCCAATTTTCATACCAAGTCAAAGTATGCGAAATATGTGAAAAAATGGCTTTTGAATCATCCGATTTGAACATACGGAGTCAAAGATATGGGCATCCGAACGTTCCAAGACCGATCCTGGATGGGCTTGGCCCAGCCTAGTTCTAATTGGGATTTAGCCCGATTCAAAAGTGAACCGGCCAAAGCGGAAAATGTTGACATTTGACATTCCTACGCAGGTCGACGTTGAAAGTTCCTATGTCGCCGAAGATACTCTGTCGATCCACATTTGCGTCTGACGAGAGGACCCCCTTTAAACATCGAATAGAATATTCAAAACGTCCAATATCTCATAACAGTTGGAAACTAACGATTGCAACCGaacaagaggagaagggagaagatgaGAGTAGGAGGAGGAGTTGGCGGTTGAATGATGTGGAAGAGAATAGACTTCTCTCTCCTATATTGATTCACTTAgccaaatacaaaagaaatttcatACTTACCCCTCATACTAACATAAGGTAGCTAAGGgaggtaaaaaggtaaaaaagtaaaaacacAATACAAAATAATATCCTAGTACCCAAAGTACCCTTTATGGCCTTATTACATAAATTCTAACCATTGaactaaatctcggtcgaaactttgAAACTTGCAATTTCAACCAAGATATCTCTGTTTTGCAAGAAACTGGGACGAGATGTCATGTGACTTTAAAAAATCCCATGTTTCGACCAAATTTTGACCAtatttcgcaagtttcgaccTAAACACCTGTGTAAGTGTCACTTATCCCCATAAAACTTGAGGAAACTTAGCTgaaaactaggacagacacttatttatgccaaaaatcattcatttacttaagatattattcataaataagcaaatatcctcctatttgaatccaagaaaaacagttaaaaaatcaaattccaaaaggataaaaagtcaaccgcccaattcaagaacaacaACTAGATTTTTGACGGtatgtgcaattttcaactttctaatgcgggggtttttctcaaatctaaaattttcataattcttaatatggtaaaacgtTGCAAAataccaaaagtgcggtaaaatattcatttgttttaatgtctaaaaaaacattttcattcagagcaattttaaacaacattcgcgcataccaaattaagtttgaccagaacataactccttcaatataaatcaaatttaagcaatcttggatttgttggaaagcccAAGAGCCTGTCCTggtataaatcagatttaagcaatcttaagtaaataaaataacatttacttaaatgatatttgccataaataagtgtttgtcttggtttccagccaatgtccaagaacaatatatactatcaaacttgggtcaaaaccacaaataccattttaagtgtttttttttttttttttttttttttttgtgaaatagttcatgcattgtgtttaaagtgtcaaaaataggctgtatagcAAAAAGCagataaaaaaaaccatttataGGCTTCGAAACCACTTCATcaagttggctgggaaaaaatccctggtttcgaccagttttgatcatatcttggtttctggctggtcgaaaccgagttcttgaaccttgattctaacactcccctttgagctggagaataaatgatTCATTTCCAACTTGCACAGAAGGGTACTGAACTAAAGAGAGATGAGCCCTTTGGTAAAGATATCAGCCAACTGGTCGTATGTCCTTACAAAAGGGGTGCATATGTGGCCAACTGGGGTCTGTATGGTAACGTTCCAAAAAATcatttctggtgttttttctgtttctgaggGCAGAAATGGAACAGATCCTGTATGTGTTTCCTGgtccatttttatgtttttttttaaacgaaCCGGGTAATAGAAATGGTTCTGGCATggttttgagaaacaccaaaaagaagctccagaaaaacaaaaacacaaactGAAAGAATAAATGTGTATGATACAAACTCGATATTCACTCACCACCACCGCCTCCACTGTCGCCGCCAGCTCCACCTCCACCTttactgccaccaccaccacctccacctccaccagctccacctccacctttactgctaccaccaccaccacaaaatagaagaaattctTCTCTTAATATGCAATCCATACATGTTTCTTTTTTCTCGAGTGGCAGAAACAATTTTTGTTTCCAATTTTACCATACAGCATTTGTTGATACAGAATTACTCCAAAATCacagaaacacaaaaaactaTTTCTAAGTCAGAAACAGTATTTTGGAACAGAAACATTGCCATACAGACCCCTGGTTGCCCATTAGTTGAGATTGGCATTTAGGGTGTAAACCTTCAGATACTCTTCTTGACGCAAACACTCGACTCTCTAGTAAAACTGGTGATCCTGTGGACAAAGGGCAATATCAGCGATTGGTTGGAAAGCTGATCTATCTCTCCCATACttggccagacatagcctttgcTGTTAGCATGGTTAGCCAATACATGTATCACTCATATACTTCCCATTGGGATGTTGTGATCCGTTTATTATGGTAATTAAAGGCTGCCCCAAGCAAAGGAATTCTTTTTTCCCCTCATGATCACCTGCGGGTGGAGGCTTTTACAGATTCTGACTGAGCTAGTTCTCCTGATGATCGACAGTCCACTCCcggttattgcacatttgttggaggaaacttgGTCAcgtggcgaagcaagaaacagactgttGTTGTCAGGTCAAgcgctgaagccgagtttcgtgccaTGTCCCATGGGATTTGTGACTTAATGTGGCTCTAGGGACTATTGAAAGACTTAGGTCTTCCTACATCGTTATCCATGATGCTTTACTACGACAATAAGTCTGCTatcagtattgctcataatccaGTCCAGCATGACAaaaccaagcatgtggagattgaccgtcatttcatcaaagagaagttggaacaAGGACTGATTTGTACTCCATTTGTCAAGTCTGGAGAATAGTTAGCTGATGTTTTCACCCAGGGTTTGAGTAGTAAAATTTTTGTTCCTCTtgatgcaagttgggcatgtgtgatatccatgcaccaacttgagggggagtgttgtactgcagggtataagggtaaaattgccCTAATGATTTATGTAATGTTGCCCTAGGGGTTTTATTGTCTTTGTACCTCATatctcattattataaataaagtggactGGTGTCACATTGACAAAAGTCACAATTTCCCCAAACCATCAGTTATAATGTGTCACTATACTTTTGGTGAAGCCATGCTTCTTTGTAGATACTATTGGTGTATTCTGTTGGTGAGATCTTCTAAGGCAATGATCAATATAAATGGATGACTTACTGATAGGTCTTGGGGAAAATTATGGTTATCAATTTGTTGAAGTTATCAGATTGAGCTGATGATTTCTTTACTAGTGCAGTACTAATCATGGGTTCTACTGGTTGTAAATACTGTTTTGATTGAGACACCTATAGATTGTTTTTCATACTATGTATTCTATACTTCGGAATCACAGGAGGCATTTATttatgaattattttattttgcagGCTTCCCAGGAAAATTTCAGAGAGCCAAATGAGAAAATAGATGGGAGCATAAGATCAACTTTAGGACTTGAAATTGATAGTAACATCCAACAGACCATATGTGAGCTTTCTTTGGAGGTATATATAGACAACCACATGGTAAAACCATATCAAAATAGAGCAAAAATACAAAGACATTAGTGCAGCATTTGGCATGGATCTTTATTATTTCTTAATCTATGATAATTGATAAGATGTCTACTGGATTTACATTAAGTTAATGAACAAGAGTTGTATGCGATAGAATGGCTGGGAAGCTAACGAGGACATTAGTTGCCAATCATCTTTTTGCACAGGATTCATTTAtgagtaaatgaaataaaacaaagCACTTCTCTCCACATTAATAATGGATGGGTCGATTAGAGACACATTtaggatgaaattcaaaaaattatatatatatatatatatatatatatatatatatatgtatgtatttacaTATCAAATAATATTTATCCAATTCTTTTATAACAAAATAAATGGGCAGATATCGAGATGTGCATGTGGTGTGGATGATCCACATGAAGTGACATTAGCCTTACTTGATTCAGTACGTGATTACTCTTGCGTTGCTCAAGTGGTGCTGGTTGTGACTGCATTTGCAATGAGCTTTGGTGAGTTTTGGCTCAATGTAGAACTCTTGGCTATAGATCATCTTCCACGGTCAGTATACCTACTCAAGCGGCCTCATTGTTTGCTCAAAGTAACTGCTTCTGTGAAGTCTGGTCTTGAATCTTTAAGGACTTCGGTGGAAAGAATTTGGAACTTGACCAACTGGTTTGTTAAATATGAAGAGACATTAACTCATTATTCATACACTTTTCCGGAAGTACCTCTTATTGTCTACCAGGTTGTCTATAGTGTTGTCACCTGCCTCTCTCATAACATTGCATTGGAGAGAATGCACAAAGAGTAAGATCCTACCCCTTCCAAAAATATGCAATCCCCCATCCCTCCACCacccaacacacatttgaatGGATGAATGAGATTTTTGGTACCCAAGAACttcaatattattttatttttgccaGGTACACACATTTAGCCATTGTCCAACAAATGAGAAATTCTTCAGAGAGATTGGCTTTTCTTCATTCTTATGtcaaagcaagaagaagaaaatgttaTAGCATTACTCATTCGATTTGTGGTAAGTTCAACAACTAAAATGTTGTGTAAGAAGAATACCTATCTTTCTACAGATATCCTTGGATGGGCATAAGATATCTATTGACATGTCATTCTGTTTCCAAGTCAACAATTGGTTGAGTTCTAAGACaattttcctatatatatagaTACTGATAATCTTTCTTCTGGCGCAGTAATCTCTATGGAACCTCGTTATCAAGACATTGC is drawn from Telopea speciosissima isolate NSW1024214 ecotype Mountain lineage chromosome 1, Tspe_v1, whole genome shotgun sequence and contains these coding sequences:
- the LOC122658707 gene encoding UPF0481 protein At3g47200-like isoform X2; its protein translation is MPSPIGDPESILVASIQERLNVVPPLSSKFCIYRVPEKLRKINEEAYTPQLVSIGPFHHGKENLRVMERHKWQYLRSFVDRRPDIDLSEYVKNMKQIEERTRQCYAEIISFNSDEFVTMMLVDGCFILEFLLRNLPLEVNNREDPVSSNLWLSNAIKCDLILLENQLPFFVLECLYKLNKGYGHNSLIEIIRFSFSRMVPKEEQELRENSKCSQVKQLLAFVCDCCSSSSSCALLRENGETDSESTEEMREQLFRPSQVKHLLDYVRDCYIPSSANTSLGNEELELPHNVTQLREAGVKFEVGKGKCLLDLSFKKGVLAIPCINIQDWTDSLLRNMIAFEQLHCVGTKYITDYATLLDSFIDSSKDVILLHERGIIKSLLGDHEQVSLLFNKLVNEVNIDAGDFYFSDICQDLNAYYRVTWHTWKANLRHTYFNTPWTIISVIAAAVLLVLTFLQTIYSIISAS
- the LOC122658707 gene encoding UPF0481 protein At3g47200-like isoform X1; amino-acid sequence: MPSPIDTLEQQNEGGQCISLPIGDPESILVASIQERLNVVPPLSSKFCIYRVPEKLRKINEEAYTPQLVSIGPFHHGKENLRVMERHKWQYLRSFVDRRPDIDLSEYVKNMKQIEERTRQCYAEIISFNSDEFVTMMLVDGCFILEFLLRNLPLEVNNREDPVSSNLWLSNAIKCDLILLENQLPFFVLECLYKLNKGYGHNSLIEIIRFSFSRMVPKEEQELRENSKCSQVKQLLAFVCDCCSSSSSCALLRENGETDSESTEEMREQLFRPSQVKHLLDYVRDCYIPSSANTSLGNEELELPHNVTQLREAGVKFEVGKGKCLLDLSFKKGVLAIPCINIQDWTDSLLRNMIAFEQLHCVGTKYITDYATLLDSFIDSSKDVILLHERGIIKSLLGDHEQVSLLFNKLVNEVNIDAGDFYFSDICQDLNAYYRVTWHTWKANLRHTYFNTPWTIISVIAAAVLLVLTFLQTIYSIISAS